In Pannonibacter sp. XCT-53, the sequence CGCCTGGTGCCTGCCCGGTGGGACCAGGTGACGGCCACCGCGCTCTGCACGGTTCTGGCCGATCCCGCCCGCAACGGCGTCTCCACCGTCGAACACCTGATGGCCGCGCTGGTCGCGCTTGGCGTCGACAATGCGATCGTCGAGATGGACGGCCCGGAAATGCCGATCATGGACGGCAGCAGCGCCCCCTTCGTCGCCGCGATCGATCAGGTCGGCCTCAAGCGCCTCGACCGTGGCCGCCGCTATCTGCGCATCAAGAAGCCGGTCCGAATCGATGTCGGCTCGGCCTGGTGCGAGCTGCTGCCCTATGACGGCACCCGGTTCGAGGTGACGATCGAGTTCGAGAGCGCCCTGATCGGCCGCCAGACCTTTGCCCGCGACCTGACGCCGGACGTGTTCCGCAAGGAGCTGGCCCGCGCCCGCACCTTCGGTCAGGTGAAGGACGTCGAGAAACTCTGGGCCATGGGCTTTGCCCTCGGCTCCTCGCTGGAAAACTCCGTGGCCCTTGCCGAAGACCGGGTGCTGAACCCGGAAGGCACGCGCTGGCCGGACGAGTTCGTCCGCCACAAGGCGCTGGATGCCGTGGGGGATCTGGCGCTTGCCGGTCTGCCGATCCTCGGCCTCTACCGCTCCTTCAAGGGTGGCCACAAGATGAACCATGCCATCCTGGAAGAGCTGTTCATGCGCTCCGGCAAGGATGCCTATGACATTGTCGAGGCGCCGGTCTGGCGCGACACGACGCAGTCGGCCGGTCGTCCGGCGCTGGCTGCCGCCGCCTTCGGTCCCGACGTTTCCTGATACCCCAGCCACACTCCGGCCGCCGTCATGCCATGGCTCGACCATGGCATCCACGCCGTGCGCTCTCCGCGCGATCAGCCTGGAATATGTCCGGAGTCATCCCGGCCGAGCCGCGCGAGAGCCGGGACCGGAGCGCCGAGGCATTAATGGTGCGCAAGGCTGTATCAGACAGGGCCCCGGCCTCTCCGGTCCCGGGTCTCCGCCTCGCTGCGCCCCGGGTTGGCGCCAGACAGGTGCCATTAGCCTGTCTTGTCCCCACCCGGCCGCGCAGTCGAATCTTGCCAAAAAGGTCCCAGCTGTCCCTCCGCCACAAAAAAGCTTAAAAAACTCGACACATGCCGTGGAAGGGCCTGCCATCATCCGGTAAAAGCCATGCCTTGGAAAATGGTTGGCATTTTCCACGCGGCAGCTTAAGCCTTGGCCGAGGTCTGGGTTTGACCTGCCTGATCGATTTCCGCTCCGGTGCAGACACCGGATCGGCAATCGATCACGCATCAATACGATGGAGCCGTTCCAGTCCGGTCGATGTGGCCGGTTCGCGGGCGGTGTCCTGGGCAAGGAGTTGGTAGGCGTGCTGGACAACATCGCGACCGGGACAGTCAAGCGTCCGCGCAGGAAGACGACACTCATCCACTCCCTGCTGATTGCGACGGCTCTCGCGCTGACGGCCTGTTCCTCGAATGACGAGGATGACCTGGCGCTCGACGACACGCCGGCCGAGGTGCTGTTCAACGAGGGTCTGGCGCTGCGCAACGCGGGCCGCCTGTCCGATGCCGGCAAGAAGTTCACCGAACTCGACAAGCTGTATCCCTATTCGGAATACGCCAAGAAGTCGCTGATCAACCTCGCCTTCATCAACTTCTCCCTGGGCCGTTACCCGGAGACCGTGACCGCAGCCGAGCGCTTCACCACGCTCTACCCGGGCAGCGAGGACATGCCCTATGCCCTCTACCTGATCGGTCAGGCCTATTTCCGCCAGATCCCGGACATCACGCGCGACCAGAAGATCACCGAGCAGGCGGCGGCGGCGCTGAACGATCTCGTCACCCGCTATCCGGACAGCGAGTACACGGCCGATGCCAAGTCGAAGCTTCTGGTCGCCTATGACCAGCTCGCCGGCAAGGAGATGATGGTCGGTCGCTACTACCTGGAGCGGCGCAACTACATCGCCGCGATCAACCGCTTCAAGACGGTGGTGATCAACTACCAGACCACGCGCCACGTCGAGGAGGCGCTGGCTCGCCTGACCGAATCCTATTATGCGCTCGGCGTCGTGAACGAGGCGCAGACCGCTGCGGCGATCCTGGGCCACAACTACCCGGACAGCCAGTGGTACAAGGACTCGTTCTCGCTGCTGCAGAAGGGCGGATACGAGCCCTCCGAGGATCGCGGCAGCTGGATCAGCAAGGCCTTCCAGAACGTCCGTCTGTTCTGAGGCGGACGTCCGACACCCAGGGGGCAGGGTACCTTCGATGCTGGCGACACTCTCGATCCGCGACATCGTCCTGATCGACCGGCTGGACATCGAGTTCTCCGGTGGCATGACCGTGCTGACCGGCGAGACCGGTGCCGGCAAGTCGATCCTGCTCGACGCCCTGACCCTCGCGCTCGGCGGCCGCGGTGACGCAGGCCTCGTGCGCCATGGGGAGGTACAGGGGCAGGTGGTGGCCGTGTTCGACGTCGCCGCGCGCCACCCGGTGCGTGCGCTCCTGCGCGACAACGATGTTCCCGATGATGGCGACGTGATCCTGCGCCGGATCCAGACACAGGACGGTCGCAGCCGTGCCTTCATCAACGATCAGCCGGTCAGCGTCGGTCTGCTGCGGCAGGCCGGGCAGATGCTGGTCGAGGTGCATGGCCAGCACGACGAGCGGGCGCTGGTCGACCCCGAGAGCCACCGGCTGCTGCTCGACAGCTTTGGCCGCCTCGACGCGCTTGTCGCCGACGTTGCCGAGGCGCATGGCCGGCTGCGGGGCGCCGACAAGGCCCTGCGCGATCACAAGACCCGCATCGAGGCGGCGCGACGCGAGGCGGATTACCTGCGCTCTGCCGTCGACGACCTGACGCGCCTCGCGCCGAAGTCCGGCGAGGAGGCGGAGCTGGCCGAGCGGCGGGCGGCGATGATGCAGGTGGAGAAGATAGCCGGCGATCTCAACGAGGCCTACGAGGCGCTGAACGGCTCGGCCTCGCCGATCCCGGAGCTGGCGAGCCTGATGCGCCGCCTGGAACGCAAGGCCGAGCAGGCGCCGCAGATGCTGGGCGGGCCCGTGGCTGCGCTTGGCACCGCCCTGGATGCGCTGGAAGAGGCGCGCGGCGGTCTTGAGGCCGCGATCCGCCAGACCGATTTCGACCCGCGCGAGCTGGAGGCGACCGAAGAGCGCCTGTTCGCGCTCAGGGCGGCCGCGCGCAAGTTTTCCGTGACCGTGGACGAGCTGCCCGCGCTTGCCGCGCGCATGGCGGCCGACCTCGGGGATCTGGACGCGGGCGAGGAGAGGCTGGACGCCCTGGTGCGGGCGGCCGATGCGGCGCGTGGCGCCTATGACGCGGTGGCCGCGCGGCTGTCGGCCGAACGCCGGCAGGTCGGGGCCCGGCTGGAGGCGGCCGTGGCCGCCGAATTGCCGTCGCTGAAACTCGAGCGGGCCCGCTTCCTTGTCGAGATGACCAGCGATCCGGACAACCGCACGCCGGCCGGCGTCGACATGGTGGAATTCTGGGTCCAGACCAATCCGGGCACCCGGCCCGGCCCGATCATGAAGGTGGCCTCGGGCGGCGAGCTTTCGCGCTTCCTGCTTGCGCTGAAGGTCTCGCTCGCCGACAGCGGGTCCGTGCCGACGCTGGTTTTTGACGAGATCGACACCGGCGTCGGCGGTGCTGTGGCCGAGGCCATCGGCTGGCGTCTTGCCCGCCTTGCCCGCAGCGTCCAGGTCCTGACCGTGACGCATGCGCCGCAGGTCGCCGCGCGGGCGGACGGACATTTCCTCATCGCCAAGGAAGAGGTCGCCCCCGAGCGTGTGGCGACCCGCATCACGCCGATCGATGCGGCGCACCGCCGGGAAGAGATTGCCCGGATGCTGGCCGGCAGCGTCATCACCGACGAGGCCCGCGCTGCCGCTCAGCGGCTGCTGACAGTCAGCGAAAGCTGAGGCACTCTCCTCGCCGATCCGCATTCACAAGGACCACCCGGCCATGACCGAGCGCCCGCGCCCTGACGCCGACCACCTGACCCGCGAGGAAGCCGCTGCCGAGCTGGAACGTCTGGCCGCCGAGATCGCAGGCCATGACCGGCGCTATCATGCCGAAGACGCCCCGACCATTTCGGATGCCGACTATGACGCCCTGCGCCGGCGCAATGCCGAGATCGAGGCGCGGTTCCCGGATCTGGTGCGCCCCGACAGCCCGTCCCTGCGGGTGGGGGCCAGCGTTGCCGACGGTTTCGGCAAGATCACGCATCAGGTCCCGATGCTGTCGCTCGACAATGCCTTCACCGATGAGGACGTGCGCGATTTCGTCGGCCGGGTCCGCCGCTTCCTCAAGTTCGATCCGCTGATGGGCGACCTGGTGGTGACGGCCGAGCCGAAGATCGACGGCCTGTCCCTGTCGCTGCGCTACGAGAACGGCGTCCTGGTGAGTGCTGCCACGCGCGGCGATGGCACGGTGGGCGAGAACGTCACGGCCAATGCCCGCACCATTGCCGACATCCCGCAGCGGCTGCCCGCCGGCGTTCCGGCGGTGGTCGAGGTGCGCGGCGAGGTCTACATGTCGCATGCCGATTTCGCCGCGCTCAACGCGCGCATGGCGGCCAACGGCGGCAAGACCTTCGCCAATCCGCGCAATGCCGCCGCCGGCTCGCTGCGCCAGCTCAATCCCGAGATCACCGCCTCGCGGCCCTTGCGCTTCTTCGCCTATGCCTGGGGGGAGATGAGCGAGGTGCCGGCAGCGACCCAGTTCGACATGGTGCGCCAGTTCGCCGACTGGGGCTTTGCGGTCAACCCGCGCATGCAGCGCTGCGCCCGCGTCGAGGAGTTGCTGGCGGTCTATCACGGCATCGAGGAGGACCGCTCCGGCCTTGGCTATGACATCGACGGTGTCGTCTACAAGATCGACCGGCTCGACCTGCAGCAGCGCCTCGGCTTTGTCTCCCGCTCGCCCCGCTGGGCGATCGCGCACAAGTTCCCGGCCGAAAAGGCCTACACGGTGCTGAAGGACATCGAGATCCAGGTCGGCCGCACCGGCGCGCTGACGCCGGTCGCCAAGCTCGAGCCCGTCACCGTCGGCGGCGTCGTCGTCTCCAACGCCACGCTGCACAACGAGGACTACATCAAGGCCATCGGCATGGACGGCGAGCCGATCCGGGGGGGGAAAGACCTGCGCATCGGCGACACGGTGATGATCCAGCGCGCCGGCGACGTCATCCCGCAGATCGTCGACATCGACCTTGCCCGCCGGCCTGCCGATGCGCAGCCCTACGTCTTCCCCACCGTCTGCCCGGCCTGCGGCAGCCATGCGGTGCGCGAGGAAAACGCCAAGACCGGGCGGCTTGATTCGGTGCGCCGCTGCACCGGCGGCCTGATCTGCCCGGCGCAGGCCGCGGAGAAGCTGAAGCATTTCGTCCAGCGCAATGCCTTCGACATCGAGGGCCTTGGCGACAAGCAGATCGATGCCTTCTTCGCCGAAGGGCTGGTGCGCACGCCGGCCGACATCTTCACGCTGGAGGCGCGCGACAAGGCGGCGCTCACCAAGCTGCGCAACCGCGACGGCTGGGGCGCGGTTTCGGCCAGGAACCTGTTCGAGGCGATCAACGCCCGCCGCCGCATCGACCTTCACCGCTTCATCTTCGCCCTCGGCATCCGCCATGTCGGCGAGGGCAACGCCAAGCTGCTCGCCCGCGCCTATGGCTCCTGGGGCGCCTTCGAGGCCGCGATGACGGCCGCGCTCGATCACGCCAGCGACGCCTGGGCCGATCTCAACGCCGTCGACGGCATCGGCGAGACGCTGGCCGAAGCCGTGGTGCAGTTCTTCGCCGAGGATCACAACCGCGAAGCCCTTGCGGCCTTGCTCGCCGAGGTCACCCCGCTGGACGCCGAGAAGATCGACGCCTCCGGCTCGCCGGTGGCCGGCAAGACCGTCGTCTTCACAGGGTCCTTGGAGCGCATGACCCGCGACGAGGCCAAGGCCATGGCCGAACGGCTGGGCGCCAAGGTTGCGGGGTCTGTCTCCAAGAAGACCAACCTCCTCGTCGCCGGCCCCGGCGCCGGCTCCAAGCTCAAGACCGCCCAGGACCTCGGCATCGAGGTCATCACCGAAGACGAGTGGTTCGACCTGGTCGGCGGGTGAGGGACTGGATCGTCGTCTCCGTTCAAGCCTCTCCGGCCATCCCGCTCTCCGTGTCACCCCGGCCGAGCACCGCGAGAGCCGGGGCCCACTCGCTTCCAGAGCGGTGCTGCGTGTACTTCAGCGCTGCCACGGGCGTCGCACATCCTCTCGGCAGCTTGTGGCGCGACTGTGCCCGTCTCCTTTGCTCTGCAAACGAGTAGGCCCCGGATCTCCGCTTCGCTCCGTCCGGGGTGACACCTCGGTCTGGGGCATTCTCCGCGCGAAGGCACATGCCGCATGGGAGCGACACCCTCTCCGTGTCACCCCGGCCGAGCAACGCGAGAGCCGGGGCCTACTCGCTTCCAGAGCGGTGCTGCGTGTACTTCAGCGCTGC encodes:
- a CDS encoding outer membrane protein assembly factor BamD translates to MLDNIATGTVKRPRRKTTLIHSLLIATALALTACSSNDEDDLALDDTPAEVLFNEGLALRNAGRLSDAGKKFTELDKLYPYSEYAKKSLINLAFINFSLGRYPETVTAAERFTTLYPGSEDMPYALYLIGQAYFRQIPDITRDQKITEQAAAALNDLVTRYPDSEYTADAKSKLLVAYDQLAGKEMMVGRYYLERRNYIAAINRFKTVVINYQTTRHVEEALARLTESYYALGVVNEAQTAAAILGHNYPDSQWYKDSFSLLQKGGYEPSEDRGSWISKAFQNVRLF
- the lpxC gene encoding UDP-3-O-acyl-N-acetylglucosamine deacetylase, whose translation is MTHRTDFQTTLADQVTLTGIGVHSGKPASVTLLPADAGTGIVFTRCDAREDARLVPARWDQVTATALCTVLADPARNGVSTVEHLMAALVALGVDNAIVEMDGPEMPIMDGSSAPFVAAIDQVGLKRLDRGRRYLRIKKPVRIDVGSAWCELLPYDGTRFEVTIEFESALIGRQTFARDLTPDVFRKELARARTFGQVKDVEKLWAMGFALGSSLENSVALAEDRVLNPEGTRWPDEFVRHKALDAVGDLALAGLPILGLYRSFKGGHKMNHAILEELFMRSGKDAYDIVEAPVWRDTTQSAGRPALAAAAFGPDVS
- the recN gene encoding DNA repair protein RecN translates to MLATLSIRDIVLIDRLDIEFSGGMTVLTGETGAGKSILLDALTLALGGRGDAGLVRHGEVQGQVVAVFDVAARHPVRALLRDNDVPDDGDVILRRIQTQDGRSRAFINDQPVSVGLLRQAGQMLVEVHGQHDERALVDPESHRLLLDSFGRLDALVADVAEAHGRLRGADKALRDHKTRIEAARREADYLRSAVDDLTRLAPKSGEEAELAERRAAMMQVEKIAGDLNEAYEALNGSASPIPELASLMRRLERKAEQAPQMLGGPVAALGTALDALEEARGGLEAAIRQTDFDPRELEATEERLFALRAAARKFSVTVDELPALAARMAADLGDLDAGEERLDALVRAADAARGAYDAVAARLSAERRQVGARLEAAVAAELPSLKLERARFLVEMTSDPDNRTPAGVDMVEFWVQTNPGTRPGPIMKVASGGELSRFLLALKVSLADSGSVPTLVFDEIDTGVGGAVAEAIGWRLARLARSVQVLTVTHAPQVAARADGHFLIAKEEVAPERVATRITPIDAAHRREEIARMLAGSVITDEARAAAQRLLTVSES
- the ligA gene encoding NAD-dependent DNA ligase LigA — encoded protein: MTERPRPDADHLTREEAAAELERLAAEIAGHDRRYHAEDAPTISDADYDALRRRNAEIEARFPDLVRPDSPSLRVGASVADGFGKITHQVPMLSLDNAFTDEDVRDFVGRVRRFLKFDPLMGDLVVTAEPKIDGLSLSLRYENGVLVSAATRGDGTVGENVTANARTIADIPQRLPAGVPAVVEVRGEVYMSHADFAALNARMAANGGKTFANPRNAAAGSLRQLNPEITASRPLRFFAYAWGEMSEVPAATQFDMVRQFADWGFAVNPRMQRCARVEELLAVYHGIEEDRSGLGYDIDGVVYKIDRLDLQQRLGFVSRSPRWAIAHKFPAEKAYTVLKDIEIQVGRTGALTPVAKLEPVTVGGVVVSNATLHNEDYIKAIGMDGEPIRGGKDLRIGDTVMIQRAGDVIPQIVDIDLARRPADAQPYVFPTVCPACGSHAVREENAKTGRLDSVRRCTGGLICPAQAAEKLKHFVQRNAFDIEGLGDKQIDAFFAEGLVRTPADIFTLEARDKAALTKLRNRDGWGAVSARNLFEAINARRRIDLHRFIFALGIRHVGEGNAKLLARAYGSWGAFEAAMTAALDHASDAWADLNAVDGIGETLAEAVVQFFAEDHNREALAALLAEVTPLDAEKIDASGSPVAGKTVVFTGSLERMTRDEAKAMAERLGAKVAGSVSKKTNLLVAGPGAGSKLKTAQDLGIEVITEDEWFDLVGG